In the Flavisolibacter tropicus genome, one interval contains:
- a CDS encoding DUF922 domain-containing protein, with the protein MGSLRTDYILAHEQAHFDITEIYARKLNLALSTYKLDRLNYQRDIGKIYNNIVEGKEAMQKAYDGETDHSRKRKLQTEWLDKINKLLAETAPYAAYP; encoded by the coding sequence TTGGGTTCTTTAAGAACAGATTATATACTGGCCCATGAGCAAGCGCATTTTGATATTACCGAGATCTATGCCCGTAAGCTAAACCTGGCTTTATCAACTTATAAGCTGGACCGTTTGAATTACCAACGTGATATTGGTAAGATTTATAACAATATTGTAGAAGGTAAAGAAGCTATGCAGAAGGCTTATGATGGCGAAACTGATCACAGCCGCAAGCGCAAGCTGCAGACGGAATGGTTAGATAAAATCAATAAGCTACTGGCAGAAACAGCACCTTACGCTGCGTACCCATAA
- the pckA gene encoding phosphoenolpyruvate carboxykinase (ATP): MSVPTISIPTGNLVQIGLRNTESIHYQSTPEELIQDTLRLGEGVLTDTGALAIRTGEFTGRSPNDKFTVKDETTENSVHWNNFNIPIEEKYFHIIQKKILDYLNEQPEIWVRDCFACADPRYRLNIRVVTEKPWTNLFAYNMFLRPEEEELENFKPEWQVLSAPGLHLDPTECGTRQHNAAVVSFKHKTILIAGSAYTGETKKGIFTILNYILPHEKNVLSMHCSANMGEDGDTAIFFGLSGTGKTTLSADPNRKLIGDDEHGWTADGIFNFEGGCYAKLIGLTEEKEPEIFHAIRPGAIVENVQFFPGTNQINFDDSTITENTRVSYPLDFISNAQEPSIGGIPKNIFFLTCDAFGVLPPISKLTPGQAMYQFISGYTAKVAGTEAGVTEPKPTFSACFGAPFLPLHPGKYAEMLGQKMQQHDVNVWLINTGWTGGPYGVGNRMKLSYTRSMITAALDGQLDNVETTTDPIFGMAIPTAVPGVPTEVLTPRNTWADQAAYDEKAKYLAGLFVKNFEKYATGVSAEILAAAPKA; encoded by the coding sequence ATGTCAGTACCAACAATTTCTATCCCTACAGGGAACCTCGTGCAGATTGGATTAAGGAATACAGAAAGCATACACTATCAATCCACACCAGAGGAATTAATTCAAGACACTTTGCGTTTAGGCGAAGGTGTTTTGACAGACACCGGCGCGTTGGCTATCAGGACCGGTGAGTTTACAGGCCGTTCTCCAAACGACAAATTCACTGTAAAAGACGAGACCACTGAAAACTCCGTACATTGGAACAACTTCAACATTCCCATTGAAGAAAAGTATTTTCACATTATTCAAAAGAAAATCCTTGATTATTTAAATGAGCAGCCAGAGATCTGGGTACGTGATTGCTTTGCATGTGCAGATCCTCGTTATCGTTTAAATATCCGGGTGGTAACTGAAAAGCCTTGGACCAACCTGTTTGCCTATAACATGTTCTTGCGCCCAGAAGAAGAAGAGTTGGAAAACTTCAAACCTGAGTGGCAAGTGTTATCAGCACCTGGATTGCATTTAGACCCAACTGAATGCGGTACACGGCAGCACAATGCAGCTGTAGTAAGCTTTAAGCATAAAACCATTTTAATTGCTGGATCTGCCTATACAGGTGAAACCAAGAAAGGCATTTTTACCATCCTGAACTATATTCTTCCACACGAGAAAAACGTATTGAGCATGCACTGCTCAGCCAACATGGGTGAAGATGGTGATACTGCTATTTTCTTTGGATTAAGCGGTACTGGTAAAACTACTTTAAGTGCTGATCCTAATCGCAAACTGATTGGTGACGACGAGCACGGTTGGACAGCTGATGGTATCTTCAATTTTGAAGGCGGCTGTTATGCTAAATTGATTGGTTTAACGGAAGAGAAAGAGCCAGAAATCTTCCATGCTATCCGTCCGGGTGCCATTGTAGAAAACGTTCAGTTCTTCCCTGGTACTAACCAGATCAATTTTGACGACAGTACTATTACAGAAAATACCCGCGTTTCTTATCCGTTGGATTTTATCTCTAACGCACAAGAACCTTCTATTGGTGGTATTCCTAAAAATATCTTCTTCCTTACTTGCGATGCCTTTGGTGTATTGCCTCCTATTTCTAAGTTGACTCCAGGACAGGCCATGTACCAATTCATCTCTGGTTATACAGCTAAGGTAGCTGGTACAGAAGCAGGTGTAACTGAACCTAAGCCTACATTCAGTGCTTGCTTTGGTGCTCCATTCCTACCTCTGCATCCTGGTAAATACGCAGAAATGCTGGGTCAGAAAATGCAGCAACATGATGTAAACGTATGGCTTATCAATACCGGCTGGACTGGCGGTCCTTATGGTGTAGGTAATCGTATGAAGCTGTCTTATACTCGTTCTATGATTACAGCAGCTTTAGATGGCCAACTGGATAATGTAGAAACCACTACAGATCCAATCTTTGGTATGGCTATTCCTACAGCAGTACCTGGCGTGCCAACAGAAGTATTGACGCCACGCAATACATGGGCTGATCAAGCGGCTTATGATGAGAAGGCTAAATACCTTGCTGGCTTGTTTGTAAAGAATTTCGAGAAGTATGCTACTGGTGTATCTGCTGAGATTTTAGCTGCTGCCCCCAAAGCATAG
- a CDS encoding aminopeptidase P N-terminal domain-containing protein yields MKHLPINSELFKTNRQRFVERMKPNSIAIFVSNDEVPRNGDAIYTFQQNSDLYWLSGVMQEDSMVILFPDNPDPKFREVLVLVRPNEMKEKWDGKRLRREEATAISGISTIVWLDSLEAVLQTWIHLADNIYLDTNENDRKASLVRTRDYRFVDEMKERYPLHQYERAAKLMKELRGIKTPYEIEVVRKAIEITGKTFDRVMKFVKPGVMEYEVEAEIVHSFLSQRASGEAYGSIIASGDRARTLHYVSNNEECKDGELLLMDFGALYGGYAADLTRTIPVNGKFTERQKEVYNSCLHLHNYAKSILKPGISIVDYTEKVGEEATKQFLKIGLLKEEEVKNEDPENRAYRKYLYHGISHHLGIDVHDLGTRTAPIEAGMLFTVEPGIYIEEEGMGIRIENNLWITENGNIDLFEGIPITVEEIEAVMKK; encoded by the coding sequence ATGAAACATCTTCCTATAAACTCGGAGTTATTTAAGACGAACAGACAACGGTTTGTTGAACGTATGAAGCCAAATAGCATAGCCATTTTCGTAAGCAACGACGAAGTGCCGCGCAATGGAGATGCCATCTATACTTTTCAACAAAACAGCGACTTGTATTGGTTAAGTGGTGTTATGCAGGAAGACAGCATGGTCATTTTATTTCCCGACAACCCAGATCCTAAATTCCGCGAAGTCTTGGTACTGGTACGCCCCAATGAAATGAAAGAAAAATGGGATGGCAAGCGTCTGCGTCGAGAAGAAGCAACAGCTATTAGTGGCATTTCTACAATTGTATGGCTAGACAGCCTAGAGGCAGTACTTCAAACCTGGATTCACCTAGCCGACAATATTTATTTAGACACAAATGAAAACGATCGGAAAGCCAGCCTGGTGCGTACCCGCGACTACCGCTTTGTAGACGAAATGAAGGAGCGCTACCCCCTACACCAATATGAAAGAGCTGCCAAATTGATGAAGGAATTGCGCGGCATCAAAACTCCTTATGAAATTGAGGTGGTTAGGAAAGCCATAGAGATTACTGGCAAAACGTTTGACCGCGTTATGAAGTTTGTGAAACCAGGGGTAATGGAATATGAAGTGGAAGCTGAAATTGTCCATTCTTTCCTTAGCCAGCGGGCAAGTGGCGAAGCCTATGGTAGCATTATTGCCAGCGGCGACCGCGCCCGTACGCTACACTATGTTAGCAATAACGAAGAGTGTAAAGATGGTGAGTTATTGTTAATGGACTTTGGCGCTTTGTATGGAGGCTACGCGGCCGATTTAACACGTACCATCCCAGTAAACGGCAAGTTTACAGAACGTCAAAAAGAGGTGTATAATTCTTGTTTGCACTTGCACAACTATGCTAAAAGCATTTTGAAACCAGGTATCAGCATCGTTGATTATACCGAGAAAGTGGGAGAAGAAGCCACTAAACAATTCTTGAAAATAGGCTTATTGAAAGAGGAGGAGGTGAAGAATGAAGATCCAGAAAACAGGGCTTATCGTAAATATTTATATCATGGTATTTCTCACCACCTAGGTATCGATGTACACGACTTAGGCACACGCACGGCACCTATTGAGGCCGGCATGTTGTTTACCGTAGAACCAGGTATTTACATTGAAGAAGAAGGCATGGGTATTCGCATTGAAAACAATTTATGGATCACAGAGAATGGCAACATTGACCTGTTTGAAGGAATTCCAATTACAGTAGAAGAAATTGAAGCGGTAATGAAGAAATAA
- a CDS encoding CDP-alcohol phosphatidyltransferase family protein translates to MKQIPNLFTLLNLVFGCIAIVMILQTGETIVVMDDGGATQVMLPERITWGALFIFAAAVVDFLDGFLARLMKAQSAMGEQLDSLSDMVSFGVAPSMILYQLLRISFAQEENGLDVSIAALLPAFLFAGAVAWRLAKFNISTTQKYNFEGVPSPAAGLVVASLPLIILYNKFNIQALFINKWLLYATILLLAYLMVSKAPFMALKFKDYSFKNNQLKYLLVIIGIVAAVTLQWLAVPVVFIVYAIVSQVTKEPKTLSTPSHS, encoded by the coding sequence ATGAAGCAAATTCCCAATCTCTTTACACTTCTGAACTTGGTGTTTGGCTGTATAGCCATCGTAATGATCTTACAAACGGGAGAAACGATAGTTGTAATGGACGATGGTGGTGCTACACAAGTAATGCTGCCAGAAAGAATTACCTGGGGTGCCTTATTCATTTTTGCAGCTGCCGTAGTTGATTTTCTGGATGGTTTCCTGGCCCGACTGATGAAAGCCCAATCCGCTATGGGAGAACAACTGGACTCTTTAAGTGATATGGTGAGCTTTGGCGTAGCGCCTAGCATGATCTTATATCAATTACTGCGTATCAGTTTTGCGCAGGAGGAAAATGGACTAGATGTATCGATCGCTGCCTTATTACCGGCATTTCTTTTCGCAGGTGCGGTTGCCTGGCGCCTGGCCAAGTTTAATATCAGCACTACGCAGAAGTACAATTTTGAAGGTGTACCCTCTCCTGCTGCTGGTTTAGTAGTAGCCTCATTGCCCCTGATAATTTTATACAACAAGTTCAATATTCAGGCTCTGTTTATTAATAAATGGTTGCTGTATGCTACAATCCTGTTATTAGCTTACCTGATGGTAAGCAAGGCTCCCTTTATGGCTTTGAAGTTTAAAGATTACTCATTCAAAAACAACCAGTTAAAGTATTTGCTGGTAATCATCGGTATTGTTGCAGCCGTTACTTTACAGTGGTTGGCGGTACCAGTTGTTTTTATAGTTTATGCCATTGTATCGCAGGTAACGAAAGAGCCTAAAACCCTTTCTACACCTTCACATTCCTGA
- the purS gene encoding phosphoribosylformylglycinamidine synthase subunit PurS, translating into MKFTVQVKVMPLKELLDPQGKAVMSGLANLGIKQVEDVRLGKNITLQVEAASADEAKQIAEDASKKLLANPVMEYFEVAVI; encoded by the coding sequence ATGAAGTTCACAGTACAAGTAAAAGTGATGCCGTTGAAAGAATTGTTAGACCCTCAAGGTAAAGCTGTCATGAGTGGCTTGGCCAATTTGGGCATCAAACAGGTAGAAGACGTACGCCTGGGTAAGAATATCACTTTACAGGTAGAAGCAGCTTCTGCTGACGAAGCAAAACAAATTGCTGAAGACGCGAGCAAGAAGTTGTTAGCCAACCCGGTAATGGAATATTTTGAAGTAGCTGTTATCTAA
- the rsmI gene encoding 16S rRNA (cytidine(1402)-2'-O)-methyltransferase produces the protein MQHNETDKESSNPSSPFRGTGGGLYIVPTPLGNLKDVTIRSLEVLQAVDFILCEDTRTSSKFLSHYNIQKPLSPYHQHNEHKVVQHLAEQIQAGKNIALITDAGTPGISDPAFLLVRECAKLNLKVETLPGATAFVPALVNSGIPTNRFAFEGFLPLKKGRHTLLTQLATEERTLVFYESPMRLVKTLADFIQYFGSDRPCSVSRELTKMFEENARGTLQEVHDHFKSKTVKGEIVIVVQGKE, from the coding sequence ATGCAGCACAACGAAACGGATAAAGAAAGCTCAAACCCAAGTTCCCCCTTTAGGGGGACTGGGGGCGGCCTATACATAGTCCCTACCCCACTGGGCAATTTAAAAGACGTTACTATCCGTTCCCTGGAAGTGCTGCAAGCTGTGGATTTTATCTTGTGCGAGGACACACGCACCTCTTCTAAGTTCTTATCGCACTATAATATTCAAAAACCGCTTTCGCCCTACCACCAGCATAACGAACACAAGGTGGTACAACACCTTGCAGAACAAATACAGGCTGGCAAAAACATAGCCCTGATCACTGATGCTGGTACGCCTGGAATATCTGATCCGGCGTTTTTACTGGTAAGAGAATGTGCCAAGTTGAATCTTAAAGTAGAAACTCTACCTGGTGCAACTGCCTTTGTTCCTGCTTTAGTGAACAGCGGCATACCTACCAACCGCTTTGCTTTTGAAGGCTTTCTACCACTAAAAAAGGGCCGCCATACACTGCTTACCCAACTTGCTACAGAAGAACGCACGCTTGTATTTTATGAATCGCCTATGCGGCTGGTAAAAACGCTGGCAGACTTCATCCAATACTTTGGTTCCGATCGCCCTTGTAGCGTAAGCCGCGAACTCACCAAGATGTTTGAAGAAAATGCTCGTGGTACGTTACAAGAAGTACACGATCATTTTAAAAGCAAAACCGTTAAGGGTGAGATCGTGATAGTAGTGCAGGGGAAAGAATAA
- a CDS encoding DUF3592 domain-containing protein — MEFLLFIMLIGLVIYFFLGKDTEHALKQHGIRTTGIIIYNKESASKSMYRLGGNINHPTIKFITETGEEVVGQPISGFISQYEVLVPSQVKIIYDKRVPKRFCIDAN, encoded by the coding sequence ATGGAATTCCTTCTATTTATTATGCTTATCGGTCTAGTAATTTATTTCTTTTTGGGAAAGGATACAGAACATGCATTAAAACAACACGGCATTAGGACTACTGGCATTATCATCTACAATAAAGAGTCTGCTTCGAAAAGTATGTATAGATTAGGAGGAAATATCAATCATCCCACAATAAAATTCATCACAGAAACGGGAGAAGAAGTTGTCGGTCAACCTATCAGTGGTTTTATCTCCCAGTACGAAGTTCTCGTTCCAAGCCAAGTCAAGATTATTTATGACAAAAGGGTTCCCAAAAGGTTTTGTATTGATGCCAATTAA
- a CDS encoding PQQ-dependent sugar dehydrogenase: MFWDKPTTVCLLIFSLACNNSNNNTAAENQKLDSSASAESKIVNDSITLPMPDTTKSVSKRSTVIGWKENKMPMAPQGFQVSKFAENLQHPRWIYIAGNGDVFVSQADKDKSPNNILLFRDANNDGVPESQTVFLKNMNMPFGMLILGNKFYVANTDALLVYDYTPGAASITSAGKKIASYPGGPRHWTRNIIASKNGDKIYIGVGSSSNIGENGMDKEVNRACIIEVNRDGSGEKIYASGLRNPVGMDWAPGTNQLWTAVNERDELGDDVPPDYLTAVKEGGFYGWPYAYFGQHEDPRLKGQKPDLVQKTIKPDVILGPHTASLGLTFYTQNNFPEHYRGGAFIGQHGSWNRSKFSGYKVVFVPFSGGKPSGKPEDFLTGFIANEEKSEVYGRPVGVAVLNDGSLLVADDGGRIIWRVHYTGK; the protein is encoded by the coding sequence ATGTTTTGGGATAAACCTACCACTGTTTGCTTGCTGATCTTTTCCCTTGCCTGTAACAACAGTAACAATAACACAGCTGCTGAAAATCAAAAACTAGACTCTTCAGCAAGTGCTGAATCCAAAATTGTAAATGATTCAATTACGCTGCCTATGCCCGATACTACGAAATCAGTATCAAAACGTAGTACAGTGATTGGATGGAAAGAGAACAAGATGCCAATGGCCCCTCAGGGCTTCCAGGTAAGCAAATTTGCAGAAAACCTTCAACACCCCCGCTGGATCTATATAGCCGGTAATGGTGATGTATTTGTATCACAGGCTGATAAAGATAAAAGCCCCAATAACATTTTACTATTTCGAGATGCCAATAATGACGGTGTACCTGAAAGTCAAACTGTTTTTTTAAAGAACATGAACATGCCTTTTGGCATGCTGATACTGGGCAATAAGTTTTATGTGGCCAATACAGATGCCCTGCTTGTTTATGATTACACTCCAGGAGCAGCATCCATTACATCAGCAGGCAAGAAAATCGCTTCCTACCCAGGGGGCCCTAGACACTGGACAAGAAATATTATTGCTTCTAAAAACGGAGATAAAATTTATATCGGAGTGGGTAGCAGTAGTAATATAGGTGAAAATGGAATGGATAAAGAAGTTAACAGAGCTTGTATTATAGAAGTAAATAGGGATGGCAGCGGCGAAAAGATATATGCCAGTGGATTGCGTAATCCTGTAGGTATGGATTGGGCACCAGGAACCAATCAATTATGGACAGCCGTAAATGAGCGGGATGAACTAGGTGATGATGTACCACCCGACTACCTGACGGCAGTGAAAGAAGGCGGCTTTTACGGATGGCCCTATGCGTATTTTGGTCAGCATGAAGATCCACGCTTAAAAGGACAAAAGCCAGACCTGGTACAAAAAACAATAAAGCCGGACGTTATTCTAGGTCCGCATACAGCTTCATTAGGTCTTACATTTTACACTCAGAACAACTTCCCTGAACATTATCGGGGTGGTGCTTTTATAGGTCAGCATGGCTCTTGGAACCGTTCTAAATTCTCTGGGTATAAAGTAGTGTTTGTTCCCTTTTCAGGCGGTAAACCATCTGGCAAGCCTGAAGATTTTTTAACCGGTTTTATTGCCAATGAAGAAAAGTCTGAAGTATATGGCCGTCCTGTTGGTGTGGCCGTTTTAAATGATGGCTCATTACTAGTGGCTGATGATGGAGGAAGAATCATTTGGCGAGTACATTATACTGGGAAATAA
- a CDS encoding c-type cytochrome, whose translation MQKRVGINKKIVTIVLLAGSISSCRFYFDTTTDALTIDETSRSLENGKNLAYNVCGSCHYDPKVNRFIGKPLNDLPKIGGKLYSANLTHSSAHGRPGQYSDAELFYLLKTGISKNGKFMPFMMRPMMADDDIKDIIAYLRSNDPAVAAYDTSVGKTHINFIGKTGIRFLTKPQPYHKGVTAPDKKDSISNGRYLVGVIACYHCHSKKVKGLDYLEPEKSKGYLQGGIKLKTPEGKKLRTPNLTPDQETGIGSFSIVDFTNAIKEGVDPSGGKLSPPMPKFKHLTESQVHAIYSYMKSLPPVHHKISK comes from the coding sequence ATGCAAAAGCGAGTAGGAATCAATAAAAAAATAGTAACCATTGTGTTACTGGCTGGCTCCATTTCCAGCTGCCGATTTTATTTTGATACAACTACAGATGCACTTACCATTGATGAAACATCCAGGTCGCTGGAAAATGGGAAAAACCTTGCATATAATGTTTGTGGCAGCTGCCATTACGACCCCAAGGTTAATCGCTTTATTGGCAAACCATTAAATGATCTCCCTAAGATTGGCGGCAAGCTCTATTCTGCCAACCTCACCCATTCCAGTGCGCATGGCAGACCTGGTCAATATAGCGACGCAGAACTTTTTTATCTCCTAAAAACAGGAATTTCCAAAAATGGAAAGTTCATGCCATTTATGATGCGCCCCATGATGGCCGACGATGATATAAAAGATATTATAGCGTACCTGCGATCCAACGACCCTGCTGTTGCAGCCTACGATACCTCTGTTGGGAAAACCCATATCAACTTCATTGGGAAAACAGGAATACGTTTTTTGACAAAGCCCCAACCCTATCATAAAGGAGTAACGGCTCCCGACAAAAAAGATTCGATTAGCAATGGACGTTACCTTGTGGGTGTTATTGCCTGCTATCATTGCCACTCAAAAAAAGTAAAAGGTCTTGATTACTTGGAACCAGAAAAATCAAAGGGATACCTTCAAGGCGGCATCAAGTTAAAAACGCCTGAAGGCAAAAAACTACGTACCCCCAATCTGACACCAGATCAGGAAACCGGGATAGGCAGTTTTAGTATTGTAGATTTTACAAATGCAATTAAAGAAGGTGTTGACCCATCTGGAGGAAAGCTTAGTCCACCTATGCCCAAATTCAAGCATTTAACAGAAAGTCAGGTGCATGCTATCTATAGCTACATGAAATCATTACCGCCGGTTCATCATAAAATATCTAAATAA
- a CDS encoding M23 family metallopeptidase, which produces MKNLLLVFVAIATISFSFVSRPSVKPYSTSISSALVFPVAGNRSVIKDKWGASRAGGIRKHKGIDIHARKGTPVVAVCDGVISDRDNGGFGGKTLWLKSPKNTWSAYYAHLDKQFVKQGQWVRKGQVIGTVGNTGNARTTPSHLHFGVKKGGSWVNPLPYVKGATKVVVKSPSTNKTTKRARR; this is translated from the coding sequence ATGAAGAACCTTTTGCTGGTTTTTGTGGCTATTGCCACAATTTCCTTTTCCTTTGTTTCACGCCCTTCTGTAAAGCCTTATTCAACATCTATTAGTAGTGCTTTGGTCTTTCCAGTTGCAGGAAATCGAAGTGTAATCAAGGACAAGTGGGGAGCTAGTCGGGCTGGGGGTATACGAAAGCACAAAGGTATTGACATACATGCCCGGAAGGGAACGCCAGTGGTGGCTGTTTGTGATGGCGTAATTTCTGATCGCGATAATGGGGGCTTTGGAGGAAAGACACTTTGGTTGAAATCACCCAAAAACACATGGTCGGCTTATTATGCGCATTTAGATAAGCAATTTGTGAAACAAGGCCAGTGGGTGCGCAAAGGCCAGGTAATTGGCACCGTTGGTAACACCGGCAATGCTCGCACCACTCCATCACACTTGCACTTTGGAGTAAAGAAAGGCGGAAGCTGGGTGAACCCCTTGCCATATGTAAAAGGTGCTACCAAAGTGGTAGTAAAGAGCCCCTCAACAAATAAGACGACAAAAAGAGCGAGACGATAA
- a CDS encoding T9SS type A sorting domain-containing protein has translation MSKLSLLLCGLCLALFCHGQSGLNITGASSFSIKANTTVIIDGLTLTPSALYTISSTNNLKRTATLSHPSITPSINRSFQWNTTLTAFTGNIGFYYNEAELNGLAEPDLTLNVHDGSQWQAYTVGVIRNTTTNLVTTPVTNIFLNEISLAAEVHPLPLKWGHVTATREKETARINWETYNEFEVSFFTIERSIDGLHWYTIENQIPAINKPGLHPYYFYDNTISNSKTFYRIKQVDNNLQYSYSPVVQVAAVPYQIAISIFPNPATQQVFIQSKDKLIKTIHVYSANGQLLLTTNVLSITQHTLPLEAFSKGAYTIQVTYTDNTTSSVSFLKN, from the coding sequence ATGAGTAAACTATCCTTACTCCTATGCGGGCTTTGCCTTGCGCTATTTTGCCATGGTCAGTCAGGATTAAATATTACAGGCGCGTCCTCATTTTCTATAAAGGCAAATACAACAGTTATCATTGATGGATTGACACTAACCCCATCAGCACTATACACAATATCCAGCACAAATAATTTAAAACGTACAGCTACACTATCACACCCTTCAATTACACCATCCATTAATAGATCATTTCAATGGAATACAACATTGACCGCCTTTACTGGCAACATTGGATTTTATTATAATGAGGCTGAGCTAAACGGACTAGCAGAACCAGATCTCACACTGAATGTGCATGATGGTAGCCAATGGCAAGCTTACACAGTTGGGGTTATAAGAAATACGACCACCAATTTAGTTACTACTCCTGTTACTAATATTTTCTTGAATGAAATAAGCCTGGCAGCGGAAGTCCACCCGCTTCCATTAAAATGGGGTCATGTAACAGCTACTAGAGAAAAAGAAACAGCTCGTATAAACTGGGAAACCTATAATGAATTTGAAGTAAGCTTCTTCACCATTGAACGCAGTATCGATGGCTTGCACTGGTATACTATTGAGAATCAAATACCCGCCATAAATAAACCAGGCTTACACCCATACTACTTTTATGATAATACGATATCTAACAGTAAAACCTTCTATCGCATTAAACAAGTAGATAACAACTTGCAGTATAGCTATTCGCCGGTTGTTCAAGTAGCAGCGGTGCCTTACCAGATAGCAATTTCAATCTTTCCTAATCCTGCCACTCAACAAGTTTTCATACAAAGCAAAGACAAGTTGATAAAGACCATACATGTTTACAGCGCCAATGGTCAATTGCTTTTAACGACAAATGTACTTTCTATAACCCAACATACTTTACCGTTAGAAGCATTTTCAAAAGGCGCTTATACAATACAGGTAACATACACGGATAACACGACATCATCTGTTTCATTTTTAAAAAACTAA
- a CDS encoding tail fiber domain-containing protein — MIKQFFCIGLLIAFTQLQAQVGIGTSTPHNSAQLEVTSIDKGLLIPRMTASQRTAIVSPATGLLIYQTDNPAGFYFHNGTAWVQLGINNGWSLTGNAATTTSNFIGTTDWQPLIFRAGNNLVGQLYPAGDNTSFGQLALKASTGKYNTAMGTSSLEYNTSGTSNTATGEASLRMNASGSFNVANGLNALYTNTAGNYNTAMGFHALYFTATTSGNTAVGSEALYSNKADANTGLGYLALFSNANGANNTAVGYQALFSSTNRGQNTAVGSTALKSNTIGELSTAVGSGALLTNTDGTKNTAVGAAADVLSSSLTNATAIGYGAIVDASHKVRIGNASVTSIGGQVGWTTFSDGRFKDDIKEDVPGLSFIKRLRPVTYTVNKNKLATHFGQHSDNINSTPKRNYRETGFIAQEVEKAAKELHYDFNGVDIPSNDSALYGIRYSEFVMPLVKAVQEQQQMIEVLQQENKTYKEQLKSIEDRLKKLEAIIHK, encoded by the coding sequence ATGATAAAACAATTTTTCTGTATAGGGCTGTTAATTGCATTTACACAGTTACAGGCTCAAGTGGGTATAGGCACTTCTACTCCCCACAATAGTGCTCAACTAGAAGTTACGTCCATTGATAAAGGCCTATTGATACCACGCATGACGGCATCTCAGCGTACGGCCATAGTTTCACCAGCTACCGGGTTGCTAATTTATCAAACCGACAACCCAGCAGGGTTTTACTTTCATAATGGTACGGCCTGGGTACAACTGGGCATTAACAACGGATGGAGCCTTACAGGAAATGCAGCTACAACAACATCAAACTTCATTGGCACCACAGATTGGCAGCCACTGATTTTCAGAGCCGGCAATAACTTAGTAGGCCAACTTTATCCTGCAGGTGACAATACATCCTTTGGACAGTTGGCACTAAAAGCAAGTACTGGCAAATACAATACGGCAATGGGTACATCCAGCTTAGAATACAATACTTCAGGAACATCTAACACCGCTACCGGTGAAGCTTCTCTCCGAATGAATGCTTCAGGAAGCTTCAATGTTGCCAATGGTTTAAATGCCCTCTATACCAATACGGCTGGAAACTATAATACAGCAATGGGGTTTCATGCGCTTTATTTTACTGCCACTACTTCTGGTAATACGGCGGTAGGCTCCGAAGCCCTATATAGCAATAAAGCAGATGCCAATACAGGTCTTGGCTACCTCGCCCTTTTTTCAAATGCAAATGGCGCCAACAACACCGCAGTTGGTTATCAAGCGCTTTTCTCCAGCACCAACCGGGGGCAGAATACCGCTGTAGGTAGTACTGCCCTTAAATCTAATACCATTGGCGAGTTGTCAACTGCTGTTGGTTCTGGTGCATTGTTAACAAACACAGACGGCACAAAGAATACTGCCGTTGGAGCAGCAGCTGATGTTTTATCCAGCAGCCTAACCAATGCTACAGCTATTGGCTATGGGGCTATTGTTGATGCCAGCCATAAAGTACGTATTGGTAACGCAAGTGTTACCTCTATCGGTGGCCAAGTGGGTTGGACCACATTTTCCGATGGCCGCTTTAAAGATGATATTAAAGAAGATGTACCCGGCCTATCATTTATAAAACGTTTACGCCCAGTCACCTATACCGTAAATAAAAATAAACTTGCTACTCATTTTGGACAGCACTCTGATAACATCAACTCAACCCCAAAAAGGAACTATCGCGAAACAGGCTTCATTGCACAGGAGGTTGAAAAGGCAGCAAAAGAACTCCACTATGACTTCAATGGCGTGGATATTCCGTCAAACGATTCTGCTCTTTATGGCATCCGTTATAGTGAATTTGTAATGCCACTGGTAAAAGCCGTACAGGAACAACAGCAAATGATTGAGGTATTGCAACAGGAAAACAAGACCTATAAAGAACAGTTAAAAAGCATAGAAGATCGATTAAAAAAACTGGAAGCAATTATTCACAAATAA